The genomic stretch CACTACATTAAATGGAAAAACTTATGACATAAGGCCTCAGCTCAAAGGAATTTATCAGGCGGAGAATATCAGATTGGTATGTGCTGCTGTAAAAATACTTCATGATATAAAATTGTTTGAGATCAATCAGGAAGCCATAAGGAAAGCTTTTGAACAAGTCACTTCATTGACGCGCATCATGGGCCGTTGGCAAATTGTGTCGATGAAGCCCTTGCTCGTATGCGAAAGTGCGCACAATGAAGACGGAATAAAGTTTTTAGAAAAGCAATTGCAAAACATGAGCTACCACAAGTTGCACATCGTTTGTGGATTTGTAAAAGAAAAAGATCTGAGTAAAGTTTTTCCCTATTTTCCAAAACATGCACGGTATTATTTTGTAAAGGCTAAAATTCCGAGGGCATTGGATGCGGATATTTTGAAGGAAAAGGCAAGTGAATTCGGACTGGATGGAAAAGCCTACACATCTGTTAGAAGAGGTCTATCGCAAGCAATAAAGACTGCAGAACCTGAAGATCTCATTTTGGTAACGGGTAGTGTATTTGTTGTGGCGGAGGTGTTGGAGAAGTATAATGGAAGTGTGAGAAATCAATTATAGGTCTTCAAATTTAACGGAGTATTCTATAAATTCATTTTTTAAGGAGAATCGTAAACATGGAATTTGATATTAGATTGTAGAAATAGATGCAACAATCTCAAAGTCATGATGTTGTTAAGAATAAGAAAACCATAAATCCACAAATGAAACTCGTTATCGGAATCGGCGGCGCAAGCGGCTCCATTTATGCAAGAGTTTTACTCCAATTCCTGCAAAGTAAATTGGAACTCGAAACACATGTGGTCATGAGCGAAAATGCGGAGTATAACTGGAAGCTCGAAAATCCGGGACATGATATCGCCCATTACCCATTTCAATTTTATCAGAATAAAGATTTCACGGCAGGATTTGCATCGGGTTCCGGCAAATTTGATGCGATGATTATATGTCCTTGTTCGGCCGGATTGATGGGCCGCATTGCAAATGGAATTTCCGATGATCTGATGACCCGCGCTGCCGACGTTATGTTGAAAGAACGAAAAAAACTAGTCATTGTATTAAGAGAGACTCCCCTCCAATTGATCCATATCGAAAACATGAAGCAACTCACTTTGGCCGGTGCGATTATTTGTCCGGCGATACCTTCTTTTTATTCCAACCCGCAGACGATGGATGATGTTGCCAAAACGGTAAGTCTCCGCGCTCTCGAGTTGGTGGGTATAGATACCCAATCGTATCAATGGGGGCGTAAATAAGTATGGAGCATTATGCCATTATTTGAATTGATCAAGCCGCTTCCAAATGTTGAAATTTATATTTGGTTCATCGAAGAAGAAGATGCCTATTTTTTAAATTCGATGGATTGGGATGCAAAACAAGTAAAATGGCTCGAAGGAATTCATCCTGTAAAGCGAAGAGAATACCTCGCTTCCCGTTTTTTAATTTATCAGTGCACAGATAAGACCGATTCACATTTGTATAAAGACGAAGCTGGTAAATTATTCATCAGGGAAAGTAACAAGTTTATTTCTGTATCACATTCTGCTGAATGGACGGGTGTTGCAATATCTGAAAAACCCATTGGATTTGATTTACAAGTTTATAAAGAAAAAATCAGGGATATAAGTAACAGGTTTTTGTCTGCAGATGAAAAGCAGAGTATTCTTAAGTTAAAATTGGACAATATTTGGGATCTAAGTCTCGCCTGGACGATCAAAGAGGCTGTTTATAAGGTGCATGGGCAAAAGGGGATTCAATTCTCTGAACAAATTCTCATGGAGTTTGAAGCGGAACCCAAACCTGGTCTGGGACATAAAGCGCGAATGATCACCTCCGAATACCAAAAAGATTACGAACTTTGGCATGAAAAAAACGAACACTATGCATGTGCTGTCGCAGTTGAATATTAAATTAAGTAAACTATTACTGCTCTTATGTTTTGTGAGCGCGTGCCAAAAGAAAAAGGCTCCTGTTGAAAATACAATTTCAGGACTTCCCGAAGATTTCACGGCATTCTATGAACAGTTTCATAAGGATAGTTTGTTCCAGATGCAGCACATCGATTTTCCCTTAAAAGGACTACCGGATGGAGCAGATCCTGAGGAAAAGAATTTTGATGATTTCTATTATACATCCGACAATTGGGTCATGCACAAAACCTTCAATCCGCAATTGTTTAACAGCGAATTTTTAATCTTAGCAGACATTCTGATCGAAGAGCGCATCACTGAAAAAAAATATCAACTTATGATCATCCGACGCTTTGCAAAAGGCTCTCAGGGTTGGCGTTTGATTTATTATGCAGGCTTGAATAAATGGACGGATAACTAGGATATACAGGATTAAAGTAATTTACAGAATTTTAATCAATAGTCAGAGGTCATCAATCAATTGTCTTTGATTTAAAATCTTTTCTCCATAAATTTTAATCTATAATCCATCAACTTTCCTTTGTGGTCCTTAGTGTCTTCGCTCCTTAGAGGCAATAAAAGGGCCAATAGTATTCCTGATCATGAAATGAATATCGAATAAAATCATGATTTCGAAAAGCGAGGCCACAAAGACACAAAGGCACGAAGTACCACGAAGAAGAAATTAGAAATACTTTGTGGTCCTTAGTGTCTTCGCGCCTTAGTGGCAATAAAAAGGCCAATAGTATTCCTGATCATGAAATGAATATCGAATAAAATCATGATTTCGAAAAGCGAGGCCACAAAGACACAAAGGCACGAAGTAGCACGAAGAAGAAATTAGAAATACTTTGTGGTCCTTAGTGTCTTCGCTCCTTAGAGGCAATAAAAGGGCCAATAGTATTCCTGATCAGGAAATGACTATCGAATAAAATCATGATTACGAAAAGCGAGGCCACAAAGACATAAAGGCACGAAGTAGCACGAAGAAGAAATTAGAAATACTTTGTGGTCCTTAGTGTCTTCGCTCCTTAGAGGCAATAAAAGGGCCAATAGTATTCCTGATCATGAAATGAATATCGAATAAAATCATGATTTCGAAAAGCGAGGCCACAAAGACACAAAGGCACGAAGTACCACGAAGCAGTGAGATTGGATTATGGAGCAAGCGGCAAAGCGAATTAAAATCCAATAACTCCAAATATGATTTCTAATTATATTCCAATTTCCTAGGCATCTTACTATCAGACCTATCTGTGTCTCCTTCCACTATACGTCATAGCCTCTCCTTTTCCAAAACCATAACTTAAACCGAAAGTAACAAAGCGGCCGCGATTCCCTAAATTATAAGTTTCATAACTGTTTTGGTTTACAAAACGCTCCTGGATTCTTGATGCAAATACATCTCTTATGCCAAGATCAGCAACAATTTTCCCTTTGAAGAATTTCTTGCGAATTCCAAGGTCTAAATAAGCAAATCCGCTTTCTTTGCCTTGCAGCGTTTCAAATTCTGAACGGAAATTTCCATTGAGCTCGATATCAATATCTGCGGGCAAGCCAATTTTCGAACCCAGCTTAGCTGACCATTGCTGACCTTTAAAATCAAATACCTGGTTTTCAAAATTTCCATTCCGGTCAAAATAATTAAAATTGAAATCACCGGTAAGGCTGAGCCATTTTGTAGGACTGTACTTTCCGTTTGTTTCAAATCCAATAGTTGAATTTGTTCCTATATTTTGTGGTGTAGAATAACTCACATTATCTTCAAATCGCGTGACGCGTTCAACCACATCTACTATATATCTATGGTACAGGCTTGAACTTATAGCTGCTTCGCCAATTTTATAGATTCCGGTCAACTCGTAAGAATCTGTAAATTCAGCTTGCAGATTTGGATTTCCTGTGCTGATGCTGAAGTTGTTTCTGATATTAAAGAAAGGATTTAAATCCCATAACCTGGGTCTAAAAATGCGTTTTGAGTATCCCGCTTGTAACGAAAATCGTTCTCCAAGTTTATAAGTTGTATGAAGAGTTGGAAAAAAATTTGTGAAATTATTATTGTTCTTTTCGTTGGTATTGGTCAAAAATGTTTCGAGGTCCGTATTTTCAATTCGCATACCAAACTTAATACCCCATTTATCATTTTCATAAGCAGCAGTACCGTAAGCACCAAAGACTTTTTGATTGTATTCAAAATTATTGGTAAGGTTTTGATTGGTCAGATATGCTCCATTTATATAATCCTCAACTTTAAAATCATTACCCACATCATTGATGATGTATAAAGCACCGGTTTCAATTGTATATACTTTTGAAATTGGCTTAACATAATCTGCCATTAAACTGTAATTTTCTTGTTTAAAATCAGTAGCGGTGCGCTGATGCAGATCCCTATTTTCTCCTTCGAGTGTGATATCGGTGAATAAAGACGTTTGGTCTTTACCAAAAAAACTTCCTAATGCGCTGAATTGAAAGTTATGGTCTTCATGATCCTGAAATGTTTTTTTCCAGTTGAACTCATATTGCCATTTAGGATTGGTAGCTTCTGTGATTTCATTTCGTTGCCAACGGGAAATCAAATCACTCGCGTTTAAAAAACGATATTCGATTTCAGAAGGCTGGTCTTCTACCTCATAGGCAAAATTGCCGGAAAGTGTAAATACATTATATTCATTTAAGTGGTAATCAGTACCCAGAGTGATGTTGTAAAATTTTTCATTTCTAAATTCTTCGCCTGTGCTCAATATAGTCTCGCCATTCAGCAGATTCCTGTTGATCGATTCCTTATCATCTGGCAAGGATCTATAGCCAGCCCCAAACTGAGTAAATAAATTGAAGTGTTCTGTTCTGCGATTTAGACTCCCACCAATACTATGATTGTCCGGCAATCCCGTATTGACCGAAATGGAACCATTCAATCCTTGTTTCTCTTCTTTTTTAAGCACAATGTTCAGAATACCCGCTGTCCCGGATGCTTCATATTTCGCTGAAGGATTGGTGATCACTTCTATGCTTTCAATCATATCTGCCGTTATCGTTCCCAATGCATTGCCGGATTGATCTGCAAGTACTGATGGTTTTCCATTGATCAAAATTTGTACACCAGTACTTCCGCGCAGGCTCACTTCACCTTCGATGCTGACATTTACAGATGGGACATTGTTGAGCACTTCAAGGGCACTGGCACCTGTGCTGCTGATATCCTTACCCACTTTGAATATTCGTTTATCCAATTTAAAAATAGTACGTGATACTTCCCCGGTTACAACCACTTCTTCGAGTGATTGCCTATCCGGAGAGAGTATAATATTACCTAAATCTGCTTTTAAATTGTGAACTAAAAAATTTTCAATTGTTTTTGATTGGTATCCCATAAAACTCACAACAACATAAAAATCAGCCTTAGGGGAATTAATGCTAAAATTGCCCGCATCATCTGTAGTCGTTCCTGTAATTATTTCTTTGGTGTTTTTGTCGTATACAACGACAGTTCCATAAGGAATAGATAACTCAGTTTCATTTTCAAGCACTTTGCCAAAAATTTCAATTCCTCGATCTTGAGCCAAAGAAACACTATTGGTCATTAAAAGCCCTAAAAGGGCAAATGGCAATTTGAAATAACTGAAATTATTATTTGGATAAGGCATAGACAATTTCTTTAGATTAACTTTATATGTGGATCCAGGATTTTACAGGCAGAAGTCCAGCATAAAATTGGGATTATACTGTTGCCTTTTTAAACGTATAATAGCACGAAATGTTACTTAATGAATTGTGAACATTTCGTTGATTTGGGGATCCTGTTAAAGGAATGACTAAATATTAAATTCAGCGGTTAATGAATATTTTTTGTGCATCAATTTTTTCTTAGAATTTTTTGTGCAAACTAAAAATTGACCACCATCATTTTTTTGAAATAAAACTAAAATTGGCTTTGATAATTTCCTAATTTTATGAGATATTTTAATCTTTAACAAATTTTTGAGAAATGTTTGATTTAGAGAGATTGAATCCCATGCTTTTAAAACTAAACAAATAATTTTCGATGAAGAGTCACCATCAAAACTAAATGCTCCATGAAAAAAATATTTTTCTTTTTATTCTATTTAGGATTAAACTTCAGCTTGTTTGCTCAAAGCCAGCAAAATCTATTCATTCTTGATGCTTCCGGCTCCATGTGGCAAAAACTCGGGGAAGAATATAAAATTGCCGTTGCTAAAAGAATGATGAAAAAAATCGTGCAGTCTCTACCCGATGGAGCTCAGACTGGACTTATTGTTTACGGCCATCAAAGCAAAAGCGATTGTAATGATATCGAAATGCTCGTCCCACTGGGGCCGTTGGATCGTACCGACTTTATAAATAAATTGGATGGCATCAATCCCAAGGGTAAAACGCCGATTGCAAATTCCATCGCAAAAGCATTGGACTTTATCAAATCCTTAAACAAACCAATCAACATTATTCTCATCAGCGACGGTTTAGAAACATGCGAGGGCAATGCTTGCGAACTTGTAAAAAAAGCGAAAGCACAGGGAACAAAAATCACTTTGCATGTAGTTGGTTTCGGTTTGGAAGAAAAAGATCTTTCACCTTTGGAGTGCATTGCTCAAGCCGGTGGTGGGCAATATTTTCCCGCTAACAATGAAGAGGAATTAGCTGCTGCGCTTAAAAAGTCTGTGGAAGTTCCGGTGCTCAATGGAGGTTACCTTTCTGTTAATGTGGCTCTCAATGGGAAACCTGTAGATGCTACTGTAAAGGTTTTTAGAAAAGGGGAAGCAAAGGAAACTGCTTTTGGAAGAACATATACCGGAGCCGAGACAAATCCACGTATATTTTTGTTGCCCGATGGCAACTATGAAGTGGAAGTTTGCGCCATTACACTTGATGGGAGGCCGGTCCAACGCATCATCGATCTGAAAGTTACATCAAATGATACGCTTCAACGCGTGGTAGATTTTACAAATGGAAAATTTGAAATCTTAGTTACCCGAAATTCTGTGTTGTCAGATGCTGTAGTCATCCTTTATCACTCCGGTACCAAAAAAGTAGCAGCCCAAACCAGATCTTATAAAGATGCTAAAAACAATCCGGTTTTATTTCAGGTTTTGCCGGGTTTATACGATGTGCAAATAAGCTCCGTGGAGATCGACGGAAAACCGGAAATCAGAATGGAAAAACACAGCTTGGCAGGTGGCGCAAAAGTCTCTCTTTCGCATGCATGGAAATCCGGTGAATTAAAGGTAGGCGCACGAAAAGGAAATGAATTAGTAGACGCAACAGTTGGAATTTACTCTAAAAAAACAGGAATTAATTTAGCCAATGGAAGAACTTATCAAACTGCTAATTCCAATCCGAAAACTTTTATACTCGAACCCGGAGAATACGAAATTCGGCTAAATGCCGTCAAACCTGCCGGACTTGGAAAGAAAACCCTGTTGGCAAAAATAACAGAAAGTGGAAGTGTTGAGGTGACTGGTAGTTGGTAGTATGCTACTTGCTGAGCGCGAGCTATACGAATATGTCTTCTATTTATCATCCGTCTGGAAAACGGAGTTTTCCTAACGCCCCAGCGTAGTCGGAGACTACGCAGAGCTTCATAATTTAATAAAAGGAAAGCTGAGCAGAGTCTTCAGACTCTGTTCGAGTGATAGCAAAACTTAGTTTTGCGAACGGGATTTGATTGGAATAGGAACATCACTGATGTAGCCAGAGCATACAACGATGCGTTAAATATCAACATTTCGTCTGGAAAACGGAGTTTTCCTATCGCCCCAGCGTATCCCGCTTTGATATAGTTATTTTAAATAATTAGAGTTTCTCAAAGCGGGATGAAGACTACGCAGAGCAGCGTATGGGATGTGCTTGCGAGAGTCAATGCATGAGAATATGGGTGTGTTTGAATAAAAATTTCTCATTTTTTAAGGGTGCTTTTGGAGCCACATTGCAGACTCGAACTGCGGACCCACTCATTACAAATGCGTTGCTCTAACAGCTGAGCTATGGTGGCAGGCTGTTCCTTGCAGTTATAAGGAACAAATTTAATGTGTTGTATAAATTTAGAAGACTTTGGAAGTTTGTAAAATAAAAAAAGGCCGCATCGTTGATGCGGCCCCCCTAATCCCTGTGGGAAAACAAATCCCGATTTTAAACGAAGCCTAAAAAACTCTCATTAATATCTTAAACGCCACGAATTGCCAAATGGTTTTTGGTTTTCGTTAAGGTTTTCCTAATGATTTTACTGTAAAACGACAGAACGCTCCTCCATCATTTTGCGGATGTTTATTAAGGCATATCGCATTCTTCCCAGTGCCGTATTGATACTTACTCGGGTCAACTGAGAAATTTCTTTGAAACTCAGATCGGCATAGTGTCTTAGGATAACCACTTCGCGTTGTTCTTCCGGAAGCATGTCCACCAAATTTCTGATTCTTGTATGCATTTCAGAACGAATCATCTGATCTTCCCGGTTTTCATCGGGAAGTTCCAGAACGTCAAAAATGTCAAATTCATCGTTTCCACTCACTTTTGTGCGACGTTTGTTCCTGCGGAACTGATCTACGCACATATTGTAAGCAATCCGGATAGCCCATTGAGAGAATTTGCCCTCATGGTTATAACCTCCGCGCTTTAATGTGTCGATAATTTTGATAAAGACATCCTGAAACAAGTCTTCAGCTTGTTCGCGGTCTTTTACAAATAGATAAATGGATGTGTAAATCTTTTGCTGATGTCTGTTGAGTAATTCTGCAAAAGCTTTTTCATCGCCCAGAAGATACTGATCAATTAAGGCCTGATCAGTTAGATTAGTTACTTGCATACCCTTATTATTTAAAATTTAAATAAAGTGTAGAAGTTTTAATCTATAGGCTTAGTTTAGTTGTTAGATTTGATTAACGGCTTAAAGATACTATGACAGACCGATTTTGCCGATTGAAATTTCTGTTTTAACGAAATTTTAACCGCAAAAATGGCTGTTTCTAAGGCAAAAATATCAAATAAGGTGCCAAATGCAATGATTTTTACTAATTATTTCCCCAAATCTTGAAAAATTATTCTTTTTGCACTCTCTTAATAACATGAGCACTCAACAAAAAATTCAGCACTTTATTGAAATTAAAGGAGCACGCTCCAACAATCTCAGGAATATAGATGTAAGCCTATCTAAAAACAAACTCATCGTTGTTACTGGTGTGTCGGGTTCCGGAAAATCTTCTCTGATCATAGATACTTTGTATGCAGAAGGCCAAAGGCGATATGTTGAAAGCTTATCTGCCTATGCGAGGCAATTCCTCAATCGGATGAAAAAACCCGATGTCGATTATATCAAAGGTCTCTGTCCGGCCATTGCTATAGAACAAAAGGTGGGCAGTTCAAATGCCAGATCTACTGTTGGATCACTTACCGAGATCTATGATTTTTTAAGACTGCTTTATGCCCGCCTTGGAAAAACTTATTCCCCAAAAAGCGGAATGGAAGTCAAAAAACATGAAGTCAAGGATGTTGTAGATCAACTTTTGAATCTACCTAAGGACATCAAAGTTTACGTCGCATTTTCGCTACAACAACAATATCCCGAACGAAGTTTGCAGCAGGAATTTCAAATTCTGCAACAAAAGGGTTTTACCAGAATCTATTTTCAAAAGCAACTTTTACATATAGATGATGCTTTAAAAGATTTAAAACCAGCGCTCCTGAAGAAAAAAGTCGATGACAAAGCTTTAAAAGAATGTTATGTAGTCGTGGATCGTTTGAAAACTCAAGAAATGGATGAAGATTTCCAAAAACGAGTTGCGGATTCCATTCTTACGGCCTTTGCGGAAAGCCATGGCAATTGTAGTTTGATTGTAAATGACGAGGAAGTCGTTTATTTCTCCAATCGTTTTGAATTGGATGGCCAGCTATTTTTAGAACCCACACCTCAATTTTTTAACTATAACAATCCATATGGAGCCTGTCCTGTCTGTGAAGGTTACGGACGGATCATTGGGATCGACGAACATAAAGTTATTCCTAATCAAAACAAAACGATTTACGATGAAGCCATAGTTTGTTGGAAAGGTGAGAAGAGCAGTGAATGGTTGACGCCTTTGTATAGAATAGCTGAATCGATCAAGTTTCCATTGCATGTTCCTTACAAAAAGCTCTCAGAGCAACAAAGAGAAATACTCTGGTATGGCTCAGGAGAATTCTTGGGAATTCACGCATATTTCAAAGAACTGGAAACGCAACTTTATAAAATTCAAAACAGAATTTTCCTGGCGAGATATAGGGGGAAGACGACTTGCAGTACCTGCCGGGGTAGCCGTTTGAGGAATGAAACAAATTTTGTCAAACTTGCAGGAAAGCGTTTTGTGGATTTAATGTTTGTGCCTGTTGAAGAACTGCTCCATTTTTTTAAGAACATTGAACTCACTGAATACGAAATGGAAGTTGGAAAAAGGTTATTACTGGAAATCACTAACAGACTAGACGTACTCAATCATATTGGCCTTGGTTATTTAAATCTCGACCGTCTTGCTTCAACGCTGAGTGGCGGCGAATCACAACGAATACATTTGACCCGAACACTCGGATCGAATTTAACCTCATCTCTATATATTTTGGACGAGCCAAGTATTGGATTACATCCCAGAGATACAACAAAACTCGTCGCAGCCTTGATCCATTTGCGCAATCTTGGCA from Saprospiraceae bacterium encodes the following:
- a CDS encoding TonB-dependent receptor — its product is MTNSVSLAQDRGIEIFGKVLENETELSIPYGTVVVYDKNTKEIITGTTTDDAGNFSINSPKADFYVVVSFMGYQSKTIENFLVHNLKADLGNIILSPDRQSLEEVVVTGEVSRTIFKLDKRIFKVGKDISSTGASALEVLNNVPSVNVSIEGEVSLRGSTGVQILINGKPSVLADQSGNALGTITADMIESIEVITNPSAKYEASGTAGILNIVLKKEEKQGLNGSISVNTGLPDNHSIGGSLNRRTEHFNLFTQFGAGYRSLPDDKESINRNLLNGETILSTGEEFRNEKFYNITLGTDYHLNEYNVFTLSGNFAYEVEDQPSEIEYRFLNASDLISRWQRNEITEATNPKWQYEFNWKKTFQDHEDHNFQFSALGSFFGKDQTSLFTDITLEGENRDLHQRTATDFKQENYSLMADYVKPISKVYTIETGALYIINDVGNDFKVEDYINGAYLTNQNLTNNFEYNQKVFGAYGTAAYENDKWGIKFGMRIENTDLETFLTNTNEKNNNNFTNFFPTLHTTYKLGERFSLQAGYSKRIFRPRLWDLNPFFNIRNNFSISTGNPNLQAEFTDSYELTGIYKIGEAAISSSLYHRYIVDVVERVTRFEDNVSYSTPQNIGTNSTIGFETNGKYSPTKWLSLTGDFNFNYFDRNGNFENQVFDFKGQQWSAKLGSKIGLPADIDIELNGNFRSEFETLQGKESGFAYLDLGIRKKFFKGKIVADLGIRDVFASRIQERFVNQNSYETYNLGNRGRFVTFGLSYGFGKGEAMTYSGRRHR
- the uvrA gene encoding excinuclease ABC subunit UvrA: MSTQQKIQHFIEIKGARSNNLRNIDVSLSKNKLIVVTGVSGSGKSSLIIDTLYAEGQRRYVESLSAYARQFLNRMKKPDVDYIKGLCPAIAIEQKVGSSNARSTVGSLTEIYDFLRLLYARLGKTYSPKSGMEVKKHEVKDVVDQLLNLPKDIKVYVAFSLQQQYPERSLQQEFQILQQKGFTRIYFQKQLLHIDDALKDLKPALLKKKVDDKALKECYVVVDRLKTQEMDEDFQKRVADSILTAFAESHGNCSLIVNDEEVVYFSNRFELDGQLFLEPTPQFFNYNNPYGACPVCEGYGRIIGIDEHKVIPNQNKTIYDEAIVCWKGEKSSEWLTPLYRIAESIKFPLHVPYKKLSEQQREILWYGSGEFLGIHAYFKELETQLYKIQNRIFLARYRGKTTCSTCRGSRLRNETNFVKLAGKRFVDLMFVPVEELLHFFKNIELTEYEMEVGKRLLLEITNRLDVLNHIGLGYLNLDRLASTLSGGESQRIHLTRTLGSNLTSSLYILDEPSIGLHPRDTTKLVAALIHLRNLGNTVIVIEHEEEVIRKADEILDIGPGAGIHGGNVVFNGSFEQFLKSGSENLTAAYLIGKKTIPIPIRRKIHPDKIMLKQVSLHNLQDLEVTFPLRSMIGVSGVSGSGKTTLVKHVLFPLLQAALQAEGQDLQSIGVLEGDLQRITQVELVNQQALGRSSRSNPATYVKAYDEIRDIYRLQSLSKLRGYQPKHFSFNVEGGRCEACKGEGEIVVEMQFLADVALLCEDCNGKRFTNEILEVKYKDKNIFEILELSVEEALAFFSDKKDIVKKLKPLQDVGLNYLKLGQSSSTLSGGEAQRLKLAYYLGLENTAENIFFIFDEPTTGLHFDDIRKLLFALHALVEKGHTVLVIEHNMDVLKTVDWLIDLGPGGGKHGGRLLYQGPPEGIVGHKESLTAGYLSVKLK
- a CDS encoding sigma-70 family RNA polymerase sigma factor → MQVTNLTDQALIDQYLLGDEKAFAELLNRHQQKIYTSIYLFVKDREQAEDLFQDVFIKIIDTLKRGGYNHEGKFSQWAIRIAYNMCVDQFRRNKRRTKVSGNDEFDIFDVLELPDENREDQMIRSEMHTRIRNLVDMLPEEQREVVILRHYADLSFKEISQLTRVSINTALGRMRYALINIRKMMEERSVVLQ
- a CDS encoding VWA domain-containing protein; amino-acid sequence: MKKIFFFLFYLGLNFSLFAQSQQNLFILDASGSMWQKLGEEYKIAVAKRMMKKIVQSLPDGAQTGLIVYGHQSKSDCNDIEMLVPLGPLDRTDFINKLDGINPKGKTPIANSIAKALDFIKSLNKPINIILISDGLETCEGNACELVKKAKAQGTKITLHVVGFGLEEKDLSPLECIAQAGGGQYFPANNEEELAAALKKSVEVPVLNGGYLSVNVALNGKPVDATVKVFRKGEAKETAFGRTYTGAETNPRIFLLPDGNYEVEVCAITLDGRPVQRIIDLKVTSNDTLQRVVDFTNGKFEILVTRNSVLSDAVVILYHSGTKKVAAQTRSYKDAKNNPVLFQVLPGLYDVQISSVEIDGKPEIRMEKHSLAGGAKVSLSHAWKSGELKVGARKGNELVDATVGIYSKKTGINLANGRTYQTANSNPKTFILEPGEYEIRLNAVKPAGLGKKTLLAKITESGSVEVTGSW
- a CDS encoding DUF4348 domain-containing protein, which produces MHVLSQLNIKLSKLLLLLCFVSACQKKKAPVENTISGLPEDFTAFYEQFHKDSLFQMQHIDFPLKGLPDGADPEEKNFDDFYYTSDNWVMHKTFNPQLFNSEFLILADILIEERITEKKYQLMIIRRFAKGSQGWRLIYYAGLNKWTDN
- a CDS encoding 4'-phosphopantetheinyl transferase superfamily protein produces the protein MPLFELIKPLPNVEIYIWFIEEEDAYFLNSMDWDAKQVKWLEGIHPVKRREYLASRFLIYQCTDKTDSHLYKDEAGKLFIRESNKFISVSHSAEWTGVAISEKPIGFDLQVYKEKIRDISNRFLSADEKQSILKLKLDNIWDLSLAWTIKEAVYKVHGQKGIQFSEQILMEFEAEPKPGLGHKARMITSEYQKDYELWHEKNEHYACAVAVEY
- a CDS encoding UbiX family flavin prenyltransferase; protein product: MQQSQSHDVVKNKKTINPQMKLVIGIGGASGSIYARVLLQFLQSKLELETHVVMSENAEYNWKLENPGHDIAHYPFQFYQNKDFTAGFASGSGKFDAMIICPCSAGLMGRIANGISDDLMTRAADVMLKERKKLVIVLRETPLQLIHIENMKQLTLAGAIICPAIPSFYSNPQTMDDVAKTVSLRALELVGIDTQSYQWGRK